The following coding sequences are from one Mytilus trossulus isolate FHL-02 chromosome 8, PNRI_Mtr1.1.1.hap1, whole genome shotgun sequence window:
- the LOC134727770 gene encoding bile salt-activated lipase-like: MLEYRSGGNTYQYVVSKLSPKPFGGPPPSWCKGVGHGDELLYFFNITQFLSLDEDVVLNDEDKDFEKKMISYWTYFAKTGVPYGGDGSVQWKPYNIEDKHYVNLDDEMALKSNYKPEIMDLWSNQLPATDLESATPDNGQRDELWLF; encoded by the exons ATGTTAGAATATCGATCTGGAGGTAACACATATCAATATGTGGTATCAAAATTAAGTCCAAAACCTTTCGGCGGGCCTCCTCCGTCATGGTGCAAAGGTGTCGGGCATGGTGatgaattactttattttttcaacattacaCAGTTTCTGTCACTGGACGAAGACGTGGTACTGAATGATGAAGATAAggattttgaaaagaaaatgataagCTATTGGACATATTTTGCTAAGACTGG AGTGCCATACGGTGGTGATGGGTCGGTACAATGGAAACCATACAATATTGAAGACAAACATTATGTGAATTTAGACGATGAGATGGCACTGAAAAGTAACTACAAACCTGAAATAATGGACCTTTGGTCAAACCAACTACCAGCTACTGATTTGGAATCAGCGACTCCAGACAACGGTCAACGTGATGAATTATGGTTATTTTAG